Proteins from one Mesorhizobium sp. M9A.F.Ca.ET.002.03.1.2 genomic window:
- a CDS encoding LLM class flavin-dependent oxidoreductase produces MTAHQMKLGAFLWATGHHIAAWRHPQAHVTAGVDIDHYIQLARTAEAAKFDMIFCEDAAGAREANVNIASQTSRSIGFEPISLLAALAVQTSHIGLVSTASTSYNEPYGLARAFASLDHLSGGRAGWNLVTSASHIEAANFGATGLRPHADRYERAREFAAVVTALWHGKPDGASGLGHDGRSFSVRDALELPRSPQGAPVMVQAGASDVGRDLAARTADVVFTAAQTFEEAKAFYDDLKGRLAAYGREPDDIKIMPGVAPVVAETESEAREKYEELQELIPDDVGVALLSSYLSISDLWRYPIDGPLPELPASEGMQSRQALVIEQSRRDNLSIRQLARHFAGARGHWRMVGTPAQMADELEARFEGGAADGFNVMPSYFPGELDTFAALVVPELQRRGLFRKDYEGRTLREHLGLKRPV; encoded by the coding sequence ATGACCGCCCATCAGATGAAGCTCGGTGCCTTTCTGTGGGCGACAGGCCATCACATTGCCGCCTGGCGCCATCCGCAGGCACATGTGACGGCGGGCGTCGACATCGATCATTACATCCAGCTGGCGCGGACGGCGGAAGCGGCGAAGTTCGACATGATCTTCTGTGAGGACGCCGCCGGCGCGCGCGAGGCCAATGTCAACATCGCCAGCCAGACGTCACGCTCGATCGGCTTCGAGCCGATCAGCCTGCTTGCGGCTCTCGCGGTCCAAACCAGCCATATCGGCCTCGTCTCCACGGCATCGACGAGCTACAACGAGCCTTACGGGCTGGCGCGTGCCTTTGCTTCGCTCGACCATCTGAGCGGCGGGCGAGCCGGCTGGAACCTGGTCACCTCCGCCAGCCACATCGAAGCCGCCAATTTCGGCGCGACCGGCCTGCGTCCGCATGCCGACCGTTACGAGCGCGCGCGTGAATTCGCTGCCGTGGTTACCGCACTTTGGCATGGCAAGCCCGATGGGGCTTCCGGGCTTGGCCACGATGGCAGAAGCTTTTCGGTGCGGGACGCGCTCGAACTGCCCCGCTCGCCCCAGGGCGCGCCCGTGATGGTCCAGGCCGGCGCCTCGGACGTTGGCCGTGACCTTGCCGCCCGCACCGCCGACGTCGTGTTCACGGCGGCGCAGACATTCGAGGAAGCGAAGGCCTTCTACGACGATCTCAAGGGGCGGCTGGCGGCCTATGGGCGTGAGCCGGACGACATCAAGATCATGCCGGGTGTCGCCCCAGTGGTGGCCGAAACGGAATCGGAAGCCCGCGAGAAATATGAGGAACTACAGGAACTGATCCCCGACGATGTCGGCGTGGCGCTGCTGTCCAGCTATCTCAGCATATCCGATCTGTGGCGCTATCCGATCGACGGGCCGCTGCCGGAGCTGCCGGCCAGCGAGGGGATGCAGAGCCGGCAAGCGCTCGTCATCGAGCAGTCACGCCGGGACAACCTCTCCATCCGGCAGCTTGCGCGCCATTTCGCCGGCGCGCGCGGCCACTGGCGCATGGTCGGCACGCCGGCCCAGATGGCCGACGAGCTCGAAGCACGGTTCGAGGGCGGCGCGGCAGACGGCTTCAATGTCATGCCATCTTATTTTCCTGGCGAACTCGATACCTTTGCCGCGCTCGTCGTGCCGGAGCTGCAGCGGCGCGGCCTGTTCCGCAAGGATTATGAAGGCCGCACGCTGCGCGAGCATCTCGGTTTGAAGAGACCGGTGTGA
- a CDS encoding ureidoglycolate lyase, with the protein MTRIVARPLSRESFAEFGDVIDMDGDNHYPINGGKAERYHDLATAQAQGPNARVLISMVRGTPYDFPLKLTMVERHPFGSQAFIPLSPRPFLIVVCHDGDDGPGEPHAFITAPGQGVNYPRNRWHGVLTPIGAAQDFLVVDRGGDGSNLEECHFSHAYEIDLPDGTA; encoded by the coding sequence ATGACCCGCATCGTCGCGCGGCCGCTGAGCCGCGAAAGCTTCGCCGAATTCGGCGACGTCATCGATATGGATGGGGACAATCACTATCCGATCAATGGCGGCAAGGCCGAGCGCTACCACGACCTCGCCACCGCGCAAGCGCAGGGGCCGAATGCACGCGTGCTGATCTCCATGGTGCGCGGCACGCCCTACGATTTTCCGCTGAAGCTCACCATGGTCGAGCGCCATCCCTTCGGCAGCCAGGCCTTCATCCCGCTGTCGCCGCGGCCGTTCCTGATCGTCGTCTGCCATGACGGCGACGACGGTCCGGGCGAGCCGCACGCTTTCATCACCGCGCCCGGGCAAGGCGTCAACTATCCGCGCAATCGGTGGCACGGCGTGCTGACGCCGATCGGCGCCGCCCAGGATTTCCTGGTCGTCGATCGTGGCGGCGACGGCTCCAATCTTGAGGAGTGCCATTTCTCGCACGCTTACGAGATCGATCTCCCCGATGGAACCGCATGA
- a CDS encoding bifunctional allantoicase/(S)-ureidoglycine aminohydrolase, protein MDTIKMPDRTYYAPHGGHPGQSELLTGRAVFTEAYAVIPRGVMQDIVTSALPFWDKTRVWVLSRPLSGFSETFSQYIVEVAPGGGSDRPEPDAGAEGALFVVEGELTVLVAGETHMLLPGGFAFLPPASGWTVRNESGAAVRFHWIRKAYDAVEGIDVPQAFFTNEQDVAPSPMPGTEGRWATTRFVDPADMRHDMHVTVVTLEPGAVIPFAETHVMEHGLYVLEGKAVYRLNQDWVEVEAGDYMWLRAFCPQACYAGGPGQFRYLLYKDVNRHAKLGGAGVARVAP, encoded by the coding sequence ATGGACACGATCAAGATGCCTGACCGAACCTACTACGCGCCGCATGGCGGCCATCCCGGCCAGAGCGAGCTGCTGACCGGCCGCGCCGTCTTCACCGAGGCCTATGCCGTCATTCCAAGGGGCGTGATGCAGGACATCGTCACCAGCGCCTTGCCGTTCTGGGACAAGACTCGTGTCTGGGTGCTGTCGCGCCCGCTGTCCGGCTTCTCCGAGACGTTCTCGCAATATATCGTCGAGGTCGCGCCCGGCGGCGGCAGCGACCGGCCGGAACCGGATGCCGGTGCCGAAGGCGCCCTGTTCGTGGTCGAGGGCGAGCTGACCGTCTTGGTTGCCGGCGAGACGCATATGTTGCTTCCAGGCGGTTTTGCTTTCCTGCCACCGGCCAGCGGATGGACCGTTCGCAATGAGAGCGGTGCTGCGGTCCGCTTCCACTGGATCCGCAAGGCTTACGACGCCGTCGAAGGTATCGATGTTCCGCAAGCCTTTTTCACCAACGAACAGGACGTCGCGCCAAGCCCGATGCCCGGCACTGAAGGCCGTTGGGCGACGACGCGCTTCGTCGATCCGGCCGACATGCGCCACGACATGCATGTCACCGTCGTGACGCTCGAGCCGGGCGCGGTCATTCCCTTCGCCGAAACCCACGTCATGGAGCACGGCCTCTATGTGCTGGAAGGCAAGGCGGTCTACCGCCTCAACCAGGACTGGGTCGAGGTCGAGGCCGGCGACTATATGTGGCTGCGCGCCTTCTGCCCGCAGGCCTGCTATGCCGGCGGCCCGGGACAGTTCCGCTACCTGCTCTACAAGGACGTCAACCGGCATGCCAAGCTCGGCGGCGCCGGCGTCGCGAGGGTCGCGCCATGA
- a CDS encoding type II toxin-antitoxin system MqsR family toxin has translation MEKRRPTYDLDAIKAEFGSVDMLAITTSALRDAIGLGFDRAGIVEVIGSITRKMFVKSMTTFADHRVWQDVYHVPARDLILYVKFQADVVTEFTVMSFKEK, from the coding sequence ATGGAGAAACGCAGGCCTACTTACGATCTTGATGCGATCAAGGCGGAGTTTGGCTCTGTAGATATGCTGGCGATCACAACGTCCGCGCTGCGGGATGCAATCGGCCTCGGTTTCGATCGCGCTGGTATAGTCGAGGTAATCGGCAGCATCACGCGGAAAATGTTTGTAAAGTCAATGACGACATTCGCGGATCATCGTGTCTGGCAAGATGTCTATCACGTGCCGGCGCGCGACTTGATCCTCTATGTGAAATTTCAGGCGGATGTCGTGACCGAATTCACGGTCATGTCGTTCAAGGAAAAATGA
- the xdhA gene encoding xanthine dehydrogenase small subunit, translating into MAKLRTRAEIRFILNGENMVLTMVAPDETLLDWLRLKRSLRGTKEGCAEGDCGACTVLVGRLSAGRLVYESVNACIRFLGSLDGTHVVTVEHLRGDGEKLHPVQQAMVDFHGSQCGFCTPGFVMSLYALWMRSPEPSDASIEKALQGNLCRCTGYEAIARAARAISSYGKAAKDPLAAERKAVAAKLTAMKDGSRIEIGSGKQRLVVPADADDLARVLDKEPGATVVAGSTDVGLWVTKHMRDIAPAVFIGNLDGLSTISEDNGIISIGAGVTYSEAFSTLAKRIPALGPLFDRIGGDQVRNMGTIGGNIANGSPIGDTPPPLIALGAQLTLRRGKKRRTIPLEDFFIAYGKQDRQPGEFVETVHVPVPAKGTKFAVYKITKRRDEDITAALGAFLLTLAGNGTVADVRIAYGGMAATPKRASAVEKTLLGKPWTEATVEAAMAEYTNDFTPLTDMRASAEYRALAAKNLLLRFFAETCGTKAPIQVSRHEAA; encoded by the coding sequence ATGGCCAAGCTCAGAACTCGTGCCGAAATCCGCTTCATCCTCAACGGCGAGAACATGGTGCTGACCATGGTAGCGCCCGACGAGACCTTGCTCGACTGGCTGCGGCTCAAGCGCTCGCTGCGTGGCACCAAGGAAGGCTGCGCCGAAGGCGATTGCGGTGCCTGCACCGTGCTGGTCGGAAGGCTCTCCGCCGGCCGGCTGGTCTATGAAAGCGTCAATGCCTGCATCCGCTTCCTCGGCTCGCTCGATGGCACGCATGTCGTGACCGTCGAGCATCTGCGTGGCGACGGCGAAAAATTGCATCCGGTGCAGCAGGCGATGGTCGATTTCCACGGCTCGCAATGCGGCTTCTGCACGCCGGGCTTCGTCATGTCGCTTTACGCCCTGTGGATGCGGTCGCCGGAGCCGTCGGACGCCTCCATCGAGAAGGCGTTGCAGGGCAATCTCTGCCGCTGCACCGGCTACGAGGCGATCGCCCGCGCCGCCCGCGCCATCTCCAGCTATGGTAAGGCGGCAAAGGACCCGCTGGCGGCGGAGCGCAAGGCGGTCGCGGCAAAGCTCACGGCCATGAAAGACGGTTCGCGCATCGAGATCGGCTCGGGTAAGCAGCGGCTGGTCGTGCCGGCCGATGCCGATGATCTGGCCCGCGTGCTCGACAAGGAGCCGGGCGCCACTGTCGTTGCCGGTTCGACCGATGTCGGCCTGTGGGTGACCAAGCATATGCGGGATATTGCGCCGGCGGTCTTCATCGGCAATCTCGACGGGCTGTCTACGATCTCCGAAGACAACGGCATCATCTCGATTGGTGCCGGCGTCACCTATAGCGAAGCCTTCTCAACGCTGGCCAAGCGCATCCCGGCGCTAGGCCCGCTGTTCGATCGCATCGGCGGCGACCAGGTGCGCAATATGGGCACGATCGGCGGCAATATCGCCAACGGTTCGCCGATCGGCGACACGCCGCCGCCGCTGATCGCACTCGGCGCGCAACTCACGTTGCGCCGGGGCAAGAAGCGGCGCACGATCCCGCTGGAAGATTTCTTCATCGCCTATGGCAAGCAGGACCGGCAGCCGGGCGAATTCGTCGAGACCGTGCATGTGCCGGTGCCGGCCAAGGGTACGAAGTTTGCCGTCTACAAGATCACCAAGCGCCGTGATGAGGACATCACAGCGGCCCTTGGCGCCTTTTTGCTGACGCTGGCCGGGAATGGAACGGTGGCGGATGTGCGCATCGCTTATGGCGGTATGGCCGCAACGCCGAAGCGGGCCTCCGCGGTCGAGAAGACGCTGCTCGGCAAGCCGTGGACCGAGGCGACGGTGGAAGCGGCAATGGCTGAATATACAAACGATTTCACCCCGTTGACCGACATGCGGGCGAGCGCTGAATACCGGGCACTGGCGGCGAAGAACCTGCTGTTGCGCTTCTTTGCCGAGACCTGCGGCACCAAGGCGCCGATCCAGGTTTCACGGCATGAGGCGGCGTGA
- the uraH gene encoding hydroxyisourate hydrolase, whose translation MAETSKAEGGRLTTHVLDTATGRPAAGLSIELYRVDDDGRTHLKTVVTNADGRCDAPLLAGAEFRTGEYELVFAAGDYLRRQGLGLPEPAFLDSVPIRFGMAEPVHYHVPLLISPYGYSTYRGS comes from the coding sequence GTGGCGGAAACGTCGAAAGCCGAAGGCGGACGTCTGACGACCCATGTCCTCGACACCGCGACCGGCAGGCCGGCGGCGGGCTTGTCGATCGAGCTCTACCGCGTTGACGACGATGGGCGGACGCATCTGAAGACCGTCGTCACCAATGCCGACGGCCGCTGTGACGCGCCGCTGTTGGCCGGCGCGGAATTCCGCACCGGCGAATACGAACTGGTTTTCGCGGCCGGCGATTATCTGCGCCGACAGGGGCTGGGTCTGCCGGAACCGGCCTTCCTCGACAGCGTGCCGATCCGCTTCGGCATGGCCGAGCCGGTGCATTATCACGTGCCGCTGCTGATCTCGCCCTACGGCTATTCGACTTACCGGGGGAGCTGA
- the puuE gene encoding allantoinase PuuE yields MRYERNMRGYGANPPDPKWPGGAHVAVQFVVNYEEGGENCVLHGDKASEAFLSEIVGAAPWAGQRHWNMESIYEYGARAGFWRLLRLFTEAEVPVTCYGVATALARSPDQVAAMQEAGWEIASHGLKWIDYRDHAPEDERRDMDEAVSLHYEVTGARPTGWYTGRTSINTVRLAAEEGGFDYISDTYDDELPYWLEHDGPDGSAKPQLIIPYTLDVNDMRFATPQGFNSGDQFFAYLRDSFDTLYAEGKAGRPRMMNIGLHCRLVGRPGRVAALKRFVDYVKSHDKVWLARRIDIARHWQEAHPFRLPSLRPSKMEFEAFVQAFGGVFEHSPWIAERAYELELGPAHDSAGGLHNALCRAFRAASEAERLSVLNAHPDLAGKLAQAKRLTAESTREQASVGLDALTDKERELFSKLNAAYVTSFGFPFIIAVKGKTKAEILAEFEARIGNSRNVEFETACKQVERIALLRLKDMLPQ; encoded by the coding sequence ATGCGTTACGAACGAAACATGCGCGGCTACGGCGCCAATCCGCCGGATCCGAAATGGCCCGGCGGCGCGCATGTCGCGGTGCAGTTCGTCGTCAATTACGAGGAAGGCGGCGAGAACTGCGTGCTGCACGGCGACAAGGCTTCGGAAGCCTTCCTGTCCGAAATCGTCGGCGCGGCACCCTGGGCCGGCCAGCGCCACTGGAACATGGAATCGATCTACGAGTATGGCGCCCGCGCCGGCTTCTGGCGGTTGCTGCGCCTGTTCACCGAGGCTGAGGTGCCGGTCACCTGCTACGGCGTCGCCACAGCGCTGGCGCGTTCGCCTGACCAGGTTGCAGCGATGCAGGAGGCCGGCTGGGAAATTGCCTCGCACGGGCTTAAATGGATCGACTACCGCGACCATGCGCCGGAGGACGAGCGCCGCGACATGGATGAGGCTGTTAGCCTACACTACGAGGTGACTGGGGCACGGCCGACCGGCTGGTACACCGGCCGCACGTCGATCAACACTGTGCGGCTGGCGGCGGAAGAAGGCGGCTTCGACTATATATCGGACACCTATGACGACGAATTGCCCTACTGGCTCGAGCATGACGGGCCAGACGGATCGGCGAAGCCGCAGCTCATCATCCCCTATACGCTCGACGTCAACGACATGCGTTTCGCCACGCCGCAAGGCTTCAATTCGGGCGACCAGTTCTTCGCCTATCTCAGGGACAGTTTCGATACGCTCTACGCCGAAGGCAAGGCGGGACGGCCGCGCATGATGAATATCGGCCTGCACTGCCGCCTCGTCGGACGGCCGGGCCGGGTCGCGGCGCTGAAGCGTTTCGTCGACTATGTCAAATCGCACGACAAGGTCTGGCTGGCGCGGCGCATCGACATCGCAAGACACTGGCAAGAGGCCCATCCGTTCCGGCTGCCCTCGCTGCGTCCGTCAAAAATGGAATTCGAGGCCTTCGTCCAGGCTTTCGGCGGCGTGTTCGAGCATTCACCGTGGATCGCCGAGCGCGCCTACGAACTGGAACTCGGCCCGGCGCATGACAGCGCCGGCGGCCTGCACAACGCGCTGTGCCGCGCCTTTCGTGCCGCCAGCGAGGCCGAGCGGCTCTCGGTGCTCAACGCCCATCCCGACCTTGCCGGAAAACTGGCGCAGGCCAAGCGGCTGACCGCGGAATCGACCAGGGAACAGGCTTCGGTCGGGCTCGACGCGCTGACCGATAAGGAGCGCGAGTTGTTCTCCAAGCTCAATGCCGCCTACGTCACCAGTTTCGGCTTCCCCTTCATCATCGCGGTGAAAGGCAAGACCAAGGCGGAGATCCTGGCTGAATTCGAGGCGCGTATCGGCAACAGCCGCAACGTCGAATTCGAAACCGCCTGCAAACAGGTCGAGCGCATCGCGCTGCTCCGCCTCAAGGACATGCTCCCGCAATAG
- the xdhB gene encoding xanthine dehydrogenase molybdopterin binding subunit, with product MTTHASNLKAQKIAGGVATDQRHDSAHKHVRGTAVYIDDMPLPAGTLHGCLGLSAATHATITSMDLSAVRAAPGVIDVLTASDVPGENDISPTGRHDEPVLADGKVQFFGQPIFCVIAETREQARRATRLAKIEYKELPFVTDIGALDPRKDKLVTPPLTLKRGDAAAAISRAPRRLKGQMRIGGQDHFYLEGQIAMAIPGEDQDVTVYSSTQHPSEVQHMVSHALGVPSHAVTVEIRRMGGGFGGKETQGNQFAALAAIAAKKHHRAVKIRPDRDDDMIATGKRHDFLVDYEVGFDDDGNILGVDFMFAARCGFSADLSGPVTDRALFHCDNTYFWPAVHAQSAPLYTNTVSNTAFRGFGGPQGMVGAERVIDEVAFAVGRDPLEIRKKNFYGRSDRNITPYHQTVEDNIIHRIVAELEASCDYARRRRTIEAFNANSRFIKRGLALTPVKFGISFTATHYNQAGALVHVYTDGSVHLNHGGTEMGQGLYVKVAQVVAEEFQIDLDQVKITATTTGKVPNTSATAASSGSDLNGMAAQNAARQIKERLTNFAAEKYQVPRDQVLFLPNRVRIGNQEIAFADLVRQAYMARIQLSAAGFYKTPKIHWNRDKGEGRPFYYFAYGASCSEVSVDTLTGEYMVERTGILHETGRSLNRAIDLGQVEGGFIQGMGWLTTEELWWDDKGRLRTHAPSTYKIPLASDRPKIFNVTLADWPEASEPTVHRSKAVGEPPLPLGMSVLHALSDAVASVADHRICPRLDAPATPERVLMAIERLKKEAKAGT from the coding sequence ATGACCACCCACGCCTCCAACCTCAAAGCGCAAAAGATCGCCGGCGGCGTTGCCACCGATCAGCGCCATGATTCCGCGCACAAGCATGTCCGCGGAACGGCGGTCTATATCGACGACATGCCGCTGCCGGCCGGCACGCTGCATGGCTGCCTTGGGCTTTCGGCGGCCACCCACGCCACCATCACCAGCATGGATCTGTCGGCGGTGCGCGCGGCACCCGGCGTCATCGACGTGCTGACGGCCAGCGATGTGCCGGGCGAAAACGACATCTCGCCGACCGGCCGCCATGACGAGCCGGTGCTGGCCGACGGCAAGGTGCAATTCTTCGGCCAGCCGATCTTCTGCGTCATTGCCGAAACGCGCGAGCAGGCGCGCCGCGCCACAAGGCTGGCCAAGATCGAATACAAGGAATTGCCTTTCGTCACCGACATCGGCGCACTTGATCCCCGCAAGGACAAGCTGGTCACCCCGCCGCTTACCTTGAAGCGCGGCGATGCCGCTGCCGCCATCAGCCGGGCGCCGCGGCGGCTCAAAGGGCAGATGCGCATCGGCGGCCAGGATCATTTCTATCTCGAAGGCCAGATCGCCATGGCGATCCCCGGCGAGGACCAGGACGTCACCGTCTATTCCTCGACCCAGCATCCGAGCGAAGTCCAGCACATGGTCAGCCATGCGCTCGGCGTGCCGAGCCATGCCGTCACGGTCGAAATCCGCCGCATGGGCGGCGGCTTCGGCGGCAAGGAAACGCAAGGCAACCAGTTCGCCGCGCTCGCGGCGATAGCTGCCAAGAAGCACCATCGCGCGGTGAAGATCCGGCCCGACCGTGATGACGACATGATCGCCACCGGCAAGCGCCACGACTTCCTCGTCGATTATGAGGTTGGCTTCGACGACGACGGCAATATTCTCGGCGTCGATTTCATGTTCGCGGCGCGCTGCGGCTTCTCTGCGGACCTGTCAGGCCCGGTGACCGACCGCGCGCTGTTCCACTGCGACAACACCTATTTCTGGCCGGCGGTGCACGCGCAGTCGGCGCCGCTCTACACCAACACCGTGTCGAACACCGCCTTCCGCGGCTTCGGCGGTCCGCAAGGCATGGTTGGCGCCGAGCGCGTCATCGACGAGGTCGCCTTTGCCGTCGGCAGGGACCCGCTCGAAATCCGCAAGAAGAACTTCTACGGCAGATCAGACCGCAACATTACGCCCTATCACCAGACGGTCGAGGACAACATCATCCATCGTATCGTCGCCGAGTTGGAGGCGAGTTGCGACTATGCGAGGCGCCGTCGCACCATTGAAGCCTTCAACGCCAACAGCCGCTTCATCAAGCGCGGATTGGCGCTGACGCCGGTCAAGTTCGGCATCTCGTTCACCGCCACGCACTACAATCAGGCCGGCGCGCTGGTGCACGTCTATACCGACGGTTCGGTGCATCTGAACCATGGCGGCACCGAGATGGGGCAGGGCCTTTACGTCAAGGTGGCGCAGGTCGTGGCGGAAGAATTCCAGATCGACCTCGACCAGGTGAAGATCACCGCGACGACAACCGGCAAGGTGCCGAACACCTCGGCCACCGCCGCGTCTTCCGGCTCCGACCTCAACGGCATGGCGGCGCAGAATGCAGCCCGGCAGATCAAGGAGCGGCTGACAAATTTCGCCGCCGAAAAATACCAGGTGCCGCGCGATCAGGTGCTGTTCCTGCCAAACCGGGTGCGCATCGGCAACCAGGAGATCGCCTTCGCCGACCTCGTCAGGCAAGCTTATATGGCGCGCATTCAGCTTTCGGCGGCGGGCTTCTACAAGACGCCGAAAATCCACTGGAACAGGGATAAGGGCGAGGGTCGTCCCTTCTATTATTTCGCCTATGGCGCCTCGTGCTCGGAAGTGTCGGTCGACACGCTGACCGGCGAATACATGGTCGAGCGCACCGGCATCCTGCACGAAACCGGCCGCTCGCTGAACCGCGCCATCGACCTCGGCCAGGTCGAGGGCGGGTTCATCCAGGGCATGGGCTGGCTGACGACGGAGGAATTGTGGTGGGACGACAAGGGCCGGCTGCGCACTCATGCGCCGTCGACCTACAAGATCCCGCTCGCCTCCGACCGGCCAAAGATCTTCAACGTGACGCTGGCCGACTGGCCGGAGGCAAGCGAGCCGACGGTGCACCGCTCCAAGGCCGTCGGCGAGCCGCCGCTTCCCCTCGGCATGTCGGTGCTGCATGCGCTGTCGGATGCGGTGGCGAGCGTTGCCGACCACCGGATCTGCCCGCGCCTCGACGCACCGGCGACGCCGGAGCGGGTGCTGATGGCGATCGAGCGGCTGAAGAAGGAAGCCAAGGCCGGCACCTGA
- the xdhC gene encoding xanthine dehydrogenase accessory protein XdhC, whose protein sequence is MTSKVQSLKAFLAGAGRVALVEVVGTKGSTPREKGAFMLVSRSAIFGTIGGGQLEYMAIDKARQMLGRSASSASGFGEFADVGAAPHPPAGTLSPYNDGEKGAGRNAGDLLSPSLRGEGMGEGQREPGKTVTTLDIPLGPEIGQCCGGRVEVLIRLVDAALAQELVAAAEAEEAQLPHVYIFGGGHVGQALASAAALLPVHVVVIETRAEALEGMPDTIDTHLTPVPEALVRSAPPGTAFVILTHDHALDFLIVAEALKRRDAAYVGMIGSRTKKATFKNWFLKSAGGSEAQFARLVSPIGGDAVKDKRPQVIAALAAAEIMTALVAHATASVTPSPVSHGKAMVS, encoded by the coding sequence ATGACCTCGAAAGTGCAAAGCCTGAAAGCCTTTCTTGCCGGCGCCGGTCGGGTCGCCCTGGTAGAGGTGGTCGGGACAAAAGGCTCGACGCCGCGTGAGAAGGGCGCCTTCATGCTCGTCTCGCGCTCGGCGATTTTTGGTACGATCGGCGGTGGCCAGCTCGAATATATGGCGATCGACAAGGCGCGGCAGATGCTGGGTCGATCGGCCTCTTCAGCCTCCGGTTTTGGCGAATTTGCCGATGTCGGCGCTGCCCCTCATCCGCCTGCCGGCACCCTCTCCCCGTATAATGACGGGGAGAAGGGAGCTGGCCGCAACGCTGGCGACCTCCTCTCCCCGTCCTTACGGGGAGAGGGTATGGGTGAGGGGCAGCGTGAACCCGGCAAGACTGTCACTACGCTCGACATCCCGCTCGGGCCGGAAATCGGCCAGTGCTGCGGCGGCAGGGTCGAGGTGCTGATCCGGCTGGTTGACGCAGCGTTGGCGCAAGAGTTGGTTGCGGCGGCGGAAGCCGAGGAGGCGCAGCTGCCGCATGTCTACATCTTCGGCGGCGGCCATGTCGGACAGGCGCTGGCCTCGGCGGCGGCCTTGCTGCCGGTGCATGTCGTCGTCATCGAAACGCGTGCCGAGGCGCTGGAAGGCATGCCGGACACGATCGATACCCATCTCACGCCCGTGCCCGAAGCACTGGTGCGCAGCGCCCCTCCAGGAACGGCCTTCGTCATCCTCACCCACGACCACGCGCTGGATTTCCTGATCGTCGCCGAGGCATTGAAACGCCGGGACGCAGCCTATGTCGGCATGATCGGTTCCAGGACCAAGAAGGCGACGTTCAAGAACTGGTTCCTGAAGTCGGCGGGCGGCAGCGAGGCGCAATTTGCCCGCCTCGTCTCGCCGATTGGTGGCGATGCGGTCAAGGATAAGCGCCCGCAGGTTATCGCAGCGCTCGCCGCCGCCGAGATCATGACGGCGCTGGTCGCTCACGCAACGGCATCAGTAACTCCATCCCCAGTCTCTCACGGCAAGGCGATGGTCAGCTGA
- a CDS encoding nucleoside deaminase, with amino-acid sequence MADVSLIDRLLDVIEHDIMPKTAEGVAHGNKLFGAAILRKDDRSLVLAETNNETENPLWHGEVHCLKRFYEMPKAERVDTKDAIFLATHEPCSLCLSAITWTGFDNFYYLFSHEDSRDSFAIPHDLKILKEVFTLDPGGYNAENAYWQSFSIRRLVRSLPEAERRRLEARIGTISARYDELSYAYQASKAENDIPLN; translated from the coding sequence ATGGCCGACGTCTCGCTGATCGACCGCCTGCTCGACGTGATCGAGCACGACATTATGCCGAAGACGGCGGAAGGCGTCGCCCACGGCAACAAGCTGTTCGGCGCGGCGATCCTGAGAAAGGACGACCGCTCGCTGGTACTGGCCGAAACCAACAACGAGACGGAAAACCCGCTCTGGCATGGCGAGGTGCACTGCCTGAAGCGCTTTTACGAAATGCCGAAGGCCGAGCGCGTCGACACCAAGGACGCCATTTTCCTGGCCACGCACGAGCCTTGCTCGCTCTGCCTGTCGGCGATCACCTGGACCGGCTTCGACAATTTCTATTACCTCTTCAGCCACGAGGATTCGCGTGACAGCTTCGCCATCCCGCACGACCTGAAAATCCTGAAAGAGGTCTTCACCCTCGATCCCGGCGGCTACAATGCCGAGAACGCCTACTGGCAGAGTTTTTCGATCCGCAGACTGGTACGGTCGCTGCCCGAGGCCGAGCGCCGGCGGCTGGAAGCGCGCATCGGCACGATCTCGGCCCGCTACGATGAACTTTCCTACGCCTATCAGGCGAGCAAGGCCGAGAACGACATCCCGCTTAATTGA